Sequence from the Desulfovibrio sp. X2 genome:
CGAGCTGGCCCAGACCTACGGCCTGCAGGAGAACTGGCCCCAGGAGGCCGAGCTGCTCGAGCAGGTCATCGCCTCGGCCACCATCTCCAAGGAGGACAAGAGCTCCGCCATCTACCTCCTGGCCGACGCCTACGCCAACTCCGGCCAGGTGGAGCGCGCCAAGAAGCTCCTGCAGTCCATCCTCGCCACCTACCCCAACCCCAAAGCCGTCCAGACCAAGCTCGACCAGCTGAACCACACCCCCGGCAAGAAATAGAATCCTGATGCCTCCGGCGGCCAGGGAGGGGCTGCGCGCCCCTCCCTGGACCCTCCCTGCGCCAGGCTGAGCCTGGACCCCTTTCGCACGCGCTGCGTCTGTCGGCCCTTTGCGAGGTCGTCTGAGCATGAATTGTTGTGATGACAGGTTGTTATCTATTTTGAGAACGAACAGGAACACCTTGGGAACATGCCAGGAACATGCTGTGAACAGGGTTTGGAACATGGTTAGGAACAAAGTTTTGCACAGGGTGCGGCGCGCGGCCGCACCCGTGAAGAGGGAATGGAACCAGAGGGAAGAGGGAAGGAGAGAGGGAGGCGGGCTTCGCGGGGTCTGGGGTCAGACCTCGTTGTTCCGGAAGGCCTCGATCATGTCCCAGGTCAGGCTGAACCTGGACTCGTCGGCAGGCAGCGCGGAGCGGGGGTACCAGCCAGCCTCGGAGAGTTCCCCGGGGTCTATGGTTATGGTCCGCTCTCCGTGCAGGTCCGCGAAGAAGCCCATGAGGATAGACTGCGAGAAGGCCCAGGGCTGGCTCTTGTAGTAGCGCACGTTGGCGATCTCCAGGCCGACCTCCTCCTTGACCTCGCGCGCTATGGCCGCCTCGAGCGTCTCGCCGGGCTCAACGAATCCCGCCACCAGGGCGAAGTTCGTGTACTCGCGCCCGGAGTACTTGGTCAGCAGCAGCTCCTCGCCGTCCGCCACCGCCACGATGATCGCGGGCGATATCCTCGGGTACTTCACCAGCGAGCAGCACGGGCACTGCAGCGCCCGCTCCCGCTCCCTGGGCAGCATGGCGCAGCCGCATTGCCCGCAATAGCGGTTCGTTCTGTACCACTGGGCGAAATGGAAGGCCGTGGCGCAGGCAAAGGAGAGAAGGGCGGGCGCGAGGCTGCGCACCACGCGGATGCCGTTGTAGGTATATGGATTCGTTTCGTTTATTTCTTCTGGTGAATAGTAGAAGGCGGTCTCGTCCATGGAGAAGAGGTAGACGGCGTCGTCCGCCTTGTCCCGGAGCGCGGCCCGCACTTCCCCGTACGTCGGGACCGCGAGCCTGCCGCCGTCGGCCGCCAGCAGCACGCGCCCGTCCCGCAGGAACATGAGGTGGTCGTTCTCGCCGGGCGCGCCGTGGTCGGGATCGTAGGTCAGCGTGTGTGGGTCGATGTCCTGGAACATGGCCTGTCCTTCGGGACGCTCCTTGGTGGATTTTCCCGCAGAGTGTTCCCGCGAGGCCCCGCAGTCAAGTCGTGCGGGCCGGAGGCGGCAGGGCGTGCGTGCCTGCCGTCTCCTACCAGTCCACCAGGACCTGCACCACCTGGCCGTGCTTGTTGCGGAAGAGGAGGTGGCCGTGTTCGTGGCCGTAGCGGAAGAGGTCGCGGGTGATGGCCACGTCGTGGGTGCAGTATTCGGTTATCAGGTCCAGGCGGCCTTCCTTCCACCACTCCAGGGCCTGCAGGCCGTCCGCGGACTTGGGGGCGTTCAGGGTGCTCGTGGCCAGGCTGTCCAGGGAGAGGCGGTAGCCCAGGCGGTTCTTGACCACGTCCAGCATGTCCAGGGTGGGCAGGGAGGCGAAGTCGAAGGGCGCGACGCCCGCAAGGACCTTGTAGTCGAAGCGGCGGATGTTGAAGCCGACCACGAGGTCGAGCTCCGAGAGGCGGGCGGCCAGCTCGGGGATGCGCTCCTCGGTGTAGCTGTGGAAGGCGTCGTCGCGCGAGTCGTAGAGCACGGCGACGCTTACGCCCATCTTGTCCGCGCGGTGCCAGCCGCCCACCTCCGCCGCCGAGCGCCGGGTCTCCACGTCGAGCACGCCGTAGGCGGAGAGGGGAGCGGCCGCCGCGGCGCCGCCCTCCGGGGCGGTCTCGGGACCGGGACCGGGGGCTTCGCGGTTGTCTCGGGGTTCGCAGTTGGAGCTTAGAGAGGAGGGTGTTTCCTCAATCAAGGAAAGAGGTTGGAACGATTCAGGAGTGGACGTGCGCAGGGCTTCCAGGACGAAACAGGCAGCGTCCTTGGAGATGGGCCTGTTGCCCGAGCCGCACTTGGGCGAGTGCACGCAGGAGGGGCAGCCGAGCTCGCAGGGACAGTCGCGGATGGTGGCCAGGGTGGTGGTGAGGAGTTCCGCGGCCTGGACGAAAGCCTGGCGCGTGAGCCCCACGCCGCCGGGGTGGCCGTCGTAGATGAAGACCGCGGCGCGGCCCACCTGGGGGTGGAAGGGCGTGGAGATGCCGCCGAGGTCGTTGCGGTCGGCCATGACCAGCAGCGGCAGGATGCCGATGGCCGCGTGCTCCACGGCGTGGATGCCGCCCATGAAGTGCACGCGGGCGTCCTCGGCGGCCTGCTGCACGGCCTTGGGGATCTCGAACCAGATGCCCTCGGTCTCGAAGACCATGGGTGGAAGAGAGAGGGGCACGAGGGTCAGCAGGCGGCCGTCGCCCGCGCGGCGCTTCTCGTAGCCGGTGATGGTCTCGGTGACGCGCAGGCGGCCGAGGAAGACGCGGCAGCCGAGCGCCGTGGCCTGGTCGTGGATGGCCAGGATCTCGGTGGCCTTCTCGGCGCGCGAGCGGGTGTAGTAGCCCACGCGCGCGGGCTTGGCCGTGACGCTTTTGTCCTGCAGGTCGAGCTTCGTGACCACGTAGGACAGCCCCCGGTGCAGGTAGACGGCGCCCTCGTGGGCCTCGCGGCAGGCGCGGTGCTCGTCGATCTGGCCGATGATCCGGCCCGTGCCCTCCTCGCCCTTCTCGCCTCCCTGGTGGATGGAGAGCGAGGCGCCCGCGCCGCGCAGGTCGACCTCGCGGTGGGGGCGCTTGCGCCTCGAGTGCAGCTCCGAGCCGTCGGCCGAGGCCAGGAGGAAGCCTTCGCGCACCAGGCGCTCGGCCTCGCGGGCCAGGGGTTCCTCGGCCAGGAAGGGCTCGTCGCGGCGCAGCGTCAGCTCGGCCGCGGCACAGTCCAGGTGGCGAGCCACGATGACCGGGTTGTAGGGGTTGCAGACCGCGGCCTCCGGCGGCCGGGCGAAGAAGTCCTCGGGATGGCGCATGAAGTACTGGTCCAGGTTGTCCTCCCCGGCCACCAGGACCACGGCGGACTCCTGCTGCTGCCTGCCCACGCGGCCGCCGCGCTGCAGCGTCTGCATGACCGTGCCGGGGTAGCCCACGAGGATGCATACGTCCAGGCCGCCCACGTCTATGCCGAGCTCCAGCGCCGAGGTGGAGATGACGGCCAAAAGCTCGCCCGAGGTCATGCGGGCCTCGATCTCGCGCCGCTCCTCGGGCAGGAAGCCCGCGCGGTAGGCGCTGATGCGGTCCTTGTACTGGCCGGACTTCTCGGCCGCCCAGATGGCGATGAGCTCGGTCATCTTGCGCGACTTGGCGTAGACGATGGTGCGCAGCCCCCTGTCCAGGCACTCGCGCAGCAGGCGGATGGCGGCCGTGCCGGGCGAGCCCTCGGGGTTCACGAAGAGGAAGTGGCGGCCGCCCGTGGGCGCGCCGGAGGTGAGCACCGGGGTGACGCACAGCCCGGTCAGGTCCTCGGCCAGCTCGGCCGGGTTGGCCACGGTGGCGGAGCAGAAGACGAAGGTGGGCTCGGAGCCGTAGTAGGCGCACATGCGGCGCAGGCGGCGGAAGACCAGGGCCATGTGCGAGCCCATGACCCCGCGGTAGGTGTGCACCTCGTCCACCACGACGTAGTTCAGGGAGGCCCAGAAGGCGGCCCAGGCGCTGTGGTGCGGCAGAAGCGAGAGGTGGACCATCTCCGGGTTGCTTAAGAGCACCTGGGGAGGGTCCTGGCGGAGCTTTCTGCGCGCGCCGTCCGGGGTGTCGCCGTCGTAGACCGCGGCCGTGGGGTGGCTGTGGCTCGGCAGCAGGGCCGCGGCCTCGCGGAAGCCCTTCAGCTGGTCCTGGGCCAGGGCCTTGAGCGGAAAGAGCCACAGGGAGCGGGAGTCCGGCCGGGCCAGGAACTCCTCGAGCACGGGCAGGGTGTAGGTCAGGGACTTGCCGCTGGCCGTGGGCGTGGCCACGACCACGTGGCGGCCCATGCGCGCGAGGTCCACGGCCTCGGCCTGGTGGGCGTAGAGGCGCGGCGTGCCGCGCGCGGAAAGGAGCATGGAGACCGCCTGGGGCAGGGGGCGGGCCGTGTCCGCCATGCGCGCGGGCGTCCCGGGCAGGAGGCGGTGGTGCACCACGTCCGGCCCGAGCCGGGGCGAGGCCATGACGGCCTCGATGAAGTCACGGA
This genomic interval carries:
- the nudC gene encoding NAD(+) diphosphatase, which gives rise to MFQDIDPHTLTYDPDHGAPGENDHLMFLRDGRVLLAADGGRLAVPTYGEVRAALRDKADDAVYLFSMDETAFYYSPEEINETNPYTYNGIRVVRSLAPALLSFACATAFHFAQWYRTNRYCGQCGCAMLPRERERALQCPCCSLVKYPRISPAIIVAVADGEELLLTKYSGREYTNFALVAGFVEPGETLEAAIAREVKEEVGLEIANVRYYKSQPWAFSQSILMGFFADLHGERTITIDPGELSEAGWYPRSALPADESRFSLTWDMIEAFRNNEV
- a CDS encoding DEAD/DEAH box helicase — protein: MSDIRDFIEAVMASPRLGPDVVHHRLLPGTPARMADTARPLPQAVSMLLSARGTPRLYAHQAEAVDLARMGRHVVVATPTASGKSLTYTLPVLEEFLARPDSRSLWLFPLKALAQDQLKGFREAAALLPSHSHPTAAVYDGDTPDGARRKLRQDPPQVLLSNPEMVHLSLLPHHSAWAAFWASLNYVVVDEVHTYRGVMGSHMALVFRRLRRMCAYYGSEPTFVFCSATVANPAELAEDLTGLCVTPVLTSGAPTGGRHFLFVNPEGSPGTAAIRLLRECLDRGLRTIVYAKSRKMTELIAIWAAEKSGQYKDRISAYRAGFLPEERREIEARMTSGELLAVISTSALELGIDVGGLDVCILVGYPGTVMQTLQRGGRVGRQQQESAVVLVAGEDNLDQYFMRHPEDFFARPPEAAVCNPYNPVIVARHLDCAAAELTLRRDEPFLAEEPLAREAERLVREGFLLASADGSELHSRRKRPHREVDLRGAGASLSIHQGGEKGEEGTGRIIGQIDEHRACREAHEGAVYLHRGLSYVVTKLDLQDKSVTAKPARVGYYTRSRAEKATEILAIHDQATALGCRVFLGRLRVTETITGYEKRRAGDGRLLTLVPLSLPPMVFETEGIWFEIPKAVQQAAEDARVHFMGGIHAVEHAAIGILPLLVMADRNDLGGISTPFHPQVGRAAVFIYDGHPGGVGLTRQAFVQAAELLTTTLATIRDCPCELGCPSCVHSPKCGSGNRPISKDAACFVLEALRTSTPESFQPLSLIEETPSSLSSNCEPRDNREAPGPGPETAPEGGAAAAAPLSAYGVLDVETRRSAAEVGGWHRADKMGVSVAVLYDSRDDAFHSYTEERIPELAARLSELDLVVGFNIRRFDYKVLAGVAPFDFASLPTLDMLDVVKNRLGYRLSLDSLATSTLNAPKSADGLQALEWWKEGRLDLITEYCTHDVAITRDLFRYGHEHGHLLFRNKHGQVVQVLVDW